In a genomic window of Nocardia fluminea:
- a CDS encoding TIGR02611 family protein, with amino-acid sequence MTSDPTAAERVTDGPDSADEEATAEPGRWDGLKERGRAFREHIAQRPTLNLGYRIVVGVVGGLVLLVGIVTIPYPGPGWALVFAGFGILATEFVWAHHTLTWVRGKYRIVMDWYTSRGWFIKVLGAVGTFALVLVTLWLLGTFSMVAGWIGVDWPWLHSPLMS; translated from the coding sequence ATGACCAGCGATCCGACCGCCGCCGAGCGTGTCACCGACGGCCCCGACTCCGCGGACGAGGAGGCTACAGCCGAGCCGGGGCGGTGGGACGGGTTGAAGGAACGCGGGCGCGCCTTCCGGGAACACATCGCCCAGCGCCCTACCCTCAACCTCGGCTACCGCATCGTCGTCGGCGTGGTCGGTGGGCTGGTCCTGCTCGTCGGGATCGTCACGATCCCGTACCCCGGACCCGGCTGGGCGCTGGTGTTCGCGGGATTCGGCATCCTGGCCACCGAGTTCGTCTGGGCCCATCACACCCTCACCTGGGTGCGCGGCAAGTACCGGATCGTCATGGACTGGTACACCTCGCGCGGGTGGTTCATCAAGGTGCTCGGCGCGGTGGGCACCTTCGCCCTCGTCCTCGTGACGTTGTGGCTGCTCGGTACATTTTCGATGGTCGCAGGGTGGATCGGAGTCGATTGGCCATGGTTGCACAGTCCCCTGATGTCGTGA